The following proteins are encoded in a genomic region of Fusarium oxysporum f. sp. lycopersici 4287 chromosome 1, whole genome shotgun sequence:
- a CDS encoding beta-lactamase, translating into MTEIHGTCDPKFHGVRALLEKYIESGEEIGASITIDIDGKEVVDIWGGYADEKRTKPWEENTIVNVFSCTKTITSLAVLILVDRGLIDVNERVSHYWPEFEQNGKQGVLVRHLLGHTSGVSGWEEPLSTEDMYDVEKTTAMLARQAPWWTPGTASGYQALCSGHLLGELIKRVSGKSLREFVDTEIAGVLDADFQIGAAEQTWDRISPIIPPDFTGITPEFEEGSVQAKTLLNPPLDPNSVNTGPWRQAELGAVNGHANSRSLARILSAITLGGSTRGKKLLSEETIKLIFQEQSAGKDLVLGLPFRLGIGYGLTPSPALPWIPEGNVCFWGGWGGSTIIMDLDKRMTIAYAMNKMGGGLVSSDRAEAYGRAIYEAFEK; encoded by the coding sequence ATGACTGAGATTCACGGCACCTGTGACCCCAAATTTCACGGGGTTCGcgctcttcttgagaagtaCATCGAGTCAGGCGAAGAGATTGGTGCCTCAATCACCATAGACATCGATGGCAAAGAAGTGGTGGATATCTGGGGTGGATACGCAGACGAGAAGCGAACCAAGCCATGGGAAGAAAACACTATTGTCAATGTCTTTTCCTGCACAAAGACAATCACCAGTCTTGCAgttctcatcctcgtcgaCAGGGGATTGATCGATGTCAACGAGCGCGTCTCACACTACTGGCCTGAGTTTGAGCAGAACGGCAAGCAGGGCGTTCTTGTCAGGCATTTGCTGGGTCATACCTCTGGTGTCTCGGGTTGGGAAGAGCCGCTGTCGACTGAAGACATgtatgatgttgagaagacgaCTGCGATGTTGGCGCGGCAAGCTCCGTGGTGGACTCCCGGAACGGCTTCTGGATATCAAGCTTTGTGCTCAGGGCATTTGCTTGGAGAACTCATCAAGCGCGTTTCTGGAAAATCGCTGCGCGAGTTTGTAGATACTGAGATTGCAGGTGTTTTGGATGCAGACTTTCAGATTGGCGCGGCGGAGCAAACCTGGGATCGCATTTCGCCAATCATTCCTCCGGACTTTACAGGAATCACACCAGAGTTTGAAGAAGGATCTGTCCAGGCCAAAACACTTCTCAACCCGCCCCTTGACCCAAACTCTGTGAACACCGGGCCTTGGAGACAAGCTGAACTAGGCGCTGTGAACGGCCATGCCAACTCCCGGTCGTTAGCCCGTATACTCTCCGCAATCACCTTAGGAGGCTCAACCCGAGGCAAGAAGCTTCTATCAGAGGAGACAATCAAGTTGATCTTTCAGGAGCAGTCTGCTGGAAAAGACTTGGTCCTTGGGTTACCATTCAGACTTGGTATTGGATATGGACTCACGCCTTCTCCGGCCCTTCCCTGGATCCCAGAGGGTAATGTCTGTTTCTGGGGCGGTTGGGGAGGCTCGACTATTATTATGGATCTGGACAAGCGTATGACGATTGCGTATGCCATGAATAAGATGGGTGGTGGGCTTGTTAGTAGTGATCGGGCTGAGGCTTATGGAAGGGCCATTTATGAGGCTTTTGAGAAGTAA